The following proteins come from a genomic window of Meleagris gallopavo isolate NT-WF06-2002-E0010 breed Aviagen turkey brand Nicholas breeding stock chromosome Z, Turkey_5.1, whole genome shotgun sequence:
- the CDO1 gene encoding cysteine dioxygenase type 1: MILCWGEGHGSSIHDHTDSHCFMKILQGNLKETLFEWPEKKGNGEMTKKSERVLRENQCAYINDSIGLHRVENISHTETAVSLHLYSPPFDSCNTFDQRTGHKHKVKMTFYSQFGERTHCAMAMPQENN, encoded by the exons ATGATCTTGTGCTGGGGTGAAGGACATGGCAG CAGCATCCATGACCACACTGATTCACACTGCTTTATGAAGATTCTCCAGGGAAATCTAAAGGAGACTCTGTTTGAATGGCCTGAGAAAAAAGGGAATGGTGAAATGACTAAGAAATCAGAGCGAGTTTTGAGAGAAAATCAGTGTGCCTATATTAATG ACTCCATTGGCCTGCATCGTGTGGAGAACATCAGCCACACAGAGACTGCTGTCAGCCTGCATTTGTACAGCCCGCCCTTTGACAGCTGCAACACCTTTGACCAGAGGACGGGGCACAAGCACAAAGTCAAGATGACCTTCTACAGCCAGTTTGGAGAAAGGACTCACTGT GCCATGGCAATGCCACAGGAGAACAACTGA